A portion of the Ricinus communis isolate WT05 ecotype wild-type chromosome 10, ASM1957865v1, whole genome shotgun sequence genome contains these proteins:
- the LOC8271105 gene encoding transcription termination factor MTEF1, chloroplastic isoform X2: MQKKLHFLSAHKFSLPCTKLNNFPSPCHDFHSLSCSRTLHFPSLSSKTNTTIPLPRKSPKTTEPINNPPPQKPDDDFQEKMLYLDSLGLDIFSIADHHRRIILSASLTNIKSTVDLFTSMNFTSIEFRRIVSMCPEILALNSSSILPNFTFLLREARVNGSDLKRVINRRPRLLVSNVKHRLRPTLYFLQSIGIEERRGKTGDQ; encoded by the exons ATGCAAAAGAAATTGCATTTCTTGTCTGCCCACAAATTCTCATTACCCTGCACTAAACTCAACAATTTCCCCTCTCCTTGCCATGATTTTCATTCACTTTCTTGCTCAAGAACTCTCCATTTTCCGTCTCTTTCTTCCAAGACAAACACTACCATTCCTCTTCCTCGTAAGTCTCCTAAGACAACTGAACCCATTAACAACCCACCTCCACAAAAACCCGACGATGATTTCCAAGAAAAAATGCTCTACCTAGACTCACTAGGTCTAGACATCTTCTCCATAGCAGACCACCACCGTCGGATTATCCTCTCCGCCTCCCTCACCAACATTAAGTCAACCGTTGATTTGTTCACCTCTATGAACTTCACTTCGATAGAGTTTCGCAGGATTGTTTCCATGTGTCCCGAGATTCTCGCTTTAAATTCCTCTTCCATCCTCCCCAACTTCACCTTCCTTCTCCGGGAAGCTCGCGTCAACGGTTCTGATTTAAAGAGAGTAATCAACCGACGGCCAAGACTGTTAGTCTCAAATGTGAAACACAGACTGCGTCCTACCTTATATTTTCTCCAAAGTATTGGAATAGAAGAG aggAGAGGAAAAACAGGAGACCAGTAA
- the LOC8271105 gene encoding transcription termination factor MTEF1, chloroplastic isoform X1, whose translation MQKKLHFLSAHKFSLPCTKLNNFPSPCHDFHSLSCSRTLHFPSLSSKTNTTIPLPRKSPKTTEPINNPPPQKPDDDFQEKMLYLDSLGLDIFSIADHHRRIILSASLTNIKSTVDLFTSMNFTSIEFRRIVSMCPEILALNSSSILPNFTFLLREARVNGSDLKRVINRRPRLLVSNVKHRLRPTLYFLQSIGIEENSWNWNDSEHL comes from the exons ATGCAAAAGAAATTGCATTTCTTGTCTGCCCACAAATTCTCATTACCCTGCACTAAACTCAACAATTTCCCCTCTCCTTGCCATGATTTTCATTCACTTTCTTGCTCAAGAACTCTCCATTTTCCGTCTCTTTCTTCCAAGACAAACACTACCATTCCTCTTCCTCGTAAGTCTCCTAAGACAACTGAACCCATTAACAACCCACCTCCACAAAAACCCGACGATGATTTCCAAGAAAAAATGCTCTACCTAGACTCACTAGGTCTAGACATCTTCTCCATAGCAGACCACCACCGTCGGATTATCCTCTCCGCCTCCCTCACCAACATTAAGTCAACCGTTGATTTGTTCACCTCTATGAACTTCACTTCGATAGAGTTTCGCAGGATTGTTTCCATGTGTCCCGAGATTCTCGCTTTAAATTCCTCTTCCATCCTCCCCAACTTCACCTTCCTTCTCCGGGAAGCTCGCGTCAACGGTTCTGATTTAAAGAGAGTAATCAACCGACGGCCAAGACTGTTAGTCTCAAATGTGAAACACAGACTGCGTCCTACCTTATATTTTCTCCAAAGTATTGGAATAGAAGAG AATTCGTGGAACTGGAACGATAGTGAACATTTATGA
- the LOC8271104 gene encoding 2-Cys peroxiredoxin BAS1, chloroplastic, whose protein sequence is MAYSAASTTGLISSIAATTKSMATPISKPSQTLTTSFFGHRKPLQSRAPRSISLNRVSHSRKSFVVKASSELPLVGNKAPDFEAEAVFDQEFINVKLSDYIGKKYVILFFYPLDFTFVCPTEITAFSDRYAEFEKINTEVLGVSIDSVFSHLAWVQTDRKSGGLGDLKYPLISDVTKSISKSYGVLIPDQGVALRGLFIIDKEGVIQHSTINNLAIGRSVDETLRTLQALQYVQENPDEVCPAGWKPGEKSMKPDPKLSKEYFAAI, encoded by the exons ATGGCGTATTCTGCTGCTTCAACAACAGGTCTAATCTCTTCGATTGCAGCCACCACCAAATCAATGGCAACTCCTATCTCAAAACCCTCTCAAACCCTAACTACATCCTTTTTCGGCCACCGCAAGCCTCTCCAGTCACGCGCTCCTCGTTCTATTTCACTTAATCGTGTCTCTCATTCGAGAAAGAGCTTCGTCGTTAAAGCTAGT AGCGAGCTTCCACTTGTTGGAAATAAAGCACCAGATTTCGAGGCTGAGGCTGTTTTTGATCAGGAGTTCATTAAT GTTAAACTTTCTGACTATATTGGGAAGAAATACGTGATTCTATTTTTCTATCCATTGGACTTCACATTTGTTTGCCCTACAG AGATTACTGCTTTCAGTGACCGTTATgctgagtttgagaaaataaacacTGAAGTGTTGGGTGTTTCAATTGACAGTGTG TTCTCCCACCTTGCTTGGGTTCAAACTGATAGAAAGTCCGGTGGTCTTGGAGATTTGAAATATCCGCTAATATCAGATGTCActaaatcaatttcaaaatcgtATGGGGTGCTAATCCCTGATCAG GGAGTTGCTTTGAGAGGACTTTTCATTATTGATAAGGAAGGAGTAATCCAACACTCTACCATCAACAATCTTGCAATTGGGCGCAGTGTTGATGAGACACTACGAACCCTGCAG GCATTGCAATACGTCCAGGAAAATCCAGATGAAGTTTGCCCAGCAGGGTGGAAGCCTGGGGAGAAGTCCATGAAGCCAGACCCAAAGCTGAGCAAGGAGTACTTTGCGGCCATCTAG